From a single Calothrix sp. NIES-2098 genomic region:
- a CDS encoding primosomal protein N' translates to MYIDGVNLSHLVVNEPGEIYQSKTSIERWVEVLVDCPENSGLYTYHLPEQLEIKPGDILTVPFGTQQLGGIAIRLLSQPNPDLPLEKIRDVEDVVSVGFFPNGYWELLNRVSTYYYTPLIQAIRVALPPGLLGRSQSRLRLKPENIPHGAEEFLNSTAARQILKILQSQATGDYSCKFLKRQVKGFNWGKKKLLERGWVESYIELPRYSRPQTKTAVTLVDDGLHLDLNKRQREILKVLRDCGGEVWLNEFLQICKTTTPTLKGLEQKGCIVIEEREVLRKEQGPVIVSDRPKSLTSDQSHALARIQALDGYAQVLLHGVTGSGKTEVYLQAIAPLLDRGKSALVLVPEIGLTPQLTDRFRARFGNKVNVYHSALSEGERYDTWRQMLAGEAQVVIGTRSAIFAPLPNLGLIILDEEHDSSFKQDSPIPTYHARTVAQWRAEIENCPLVLGSATPSLESWLSVKQDAKNLSSHYLSLPERINSRPLPPIEIVDMRRELQEGNRSIFSRSLQTALQQLLERQQQGILFIHRRGHSTFVSCRNCGYVLECPHCDVSLAYHHTEDGAPQLLRCHYCNYGRSHPKFCPDCASPYLKFFGSGTQRVAQELKREFPQLNCIRFDSDTTRNKGAHRTLLTQFANGEAHLLIGTQMLTKGLDLPQVTLVGVVAADGLLHLSDYRASERAFQTLTQVAGRAGRGDDPGRVIIQTYNPEHEVIEAVKRHDYQAFSTSELEQREALNYPPYGRLILLRLSSLDPIQVQNTAQIIATKLNTEEGFEILGPAPASILRVANRYRWQILIKFAPDDLPQLPDWEEVRSLCPASVSLTIDIDPLNIM, encoded by the coding sequence ATGTATATTGATGGCGTAAATTTATCCCATTTGGTAGTTAATGAGCCTGGAGAAATATATCAATCCAAGACAAGTATCGAGCGCTGGGTTGAAGTGTTGGTAGACTGTCCAGAGAATTCTGGGCTATATACTTATCACTTACCAGAGCAGTTAGAAATCAAACCAGGTGATATTTTAACTGTACCCTTTGGTACACAACAACTGGGAGGGATCGCCATTCGTTTATTGTCCCAGCCAAATCCCGATCTACCACTAGAGAAAATTCGGGATGTAGAAGATGTTGTGAGTGTAGGGTTTTTTCCCAATGGTTATTGGGAATTATTAAATAGAGTATCGACATATTACTATACGCCTTTAATTCAAGCGATTAGAGTAGCTTTACCGCCAGGATTGTTAGGGCGATCGCAATCTCGCCTCCGCCTCAAACCAGAAAACATTCCGCATGGTGCAGAGGAATTTCTTAATTCCACAGCAGCGCGTCAAATTCTCAAAATTCTCCAATCTCAAGCTACAGGAGACTATAGTTGCAAATTTCTTAAGCGCCAGGTGAAAGGATTTAACTGGGGAAAAAAGAAATTACTTGAACGCGGTTGGGTAGAAAGCTATATAGAACTACCGAGATATTCTCGACCCCAGACGAAAACAGCAGTCACCTTAGTTGATGATGGATTACACCTTGACCTGAACAAACGTCAACGAGAAATTTTAAAAGTGCTACGGGATTGTGGCGGTGAGGTGTGGTTGAATGAGTTCCTGCAAATTTGCAAAACAACTACCCCTACCCTCAAAGGGCTAGAGCAAAAAGGCTGTATTGTAATTGAAGAACGGGAAGTATTAAGAAAAGAACAGGGGCCTGTAATTGTAAGCGATCGCCCTAAATCTTTAACTAGCGATCAATCTCACGCTTTAGCGAGAATCCAGGCACTAGATGGATATGCTCAAGTCTTATTGCATGGGGTGACAGGTTCCGGGAAAACCGAAGTTTATTTACAAGCGATCGCACCTTTATTAGATCGAGGTAAATCCGCCCTAGTTTTAGTCCCAGAAATTGGACTTACACCCCAGTTAACCGATCGTTTTCGTGCCCGTTTTGGTAACAAAGTTAACGTCTATCACAGCGCCCTTTCGGAAGGCGAACGTTACGACACGTGGCGACAAATGCTTGCAGGCGAAGCCCAAGTAGTAATTGGTACGCGTAGTGCAATTTTTGCGCCCTTACCCAACTTGGGTTTAATCATCTTAGATGAAGAACACGACAGCAGCTTTAAGCAAGACTCCCCCATCCCCACCTACCACGCCCGCACCGTTGCGCAATGGCGCGCCGAAATCGAAAATTGTCCCTTAGTATTAGGTTCGGCTACACCTTCCTTGGAAAGTTGGCTGAGTGTGAAACAAGACGCAAAGAATTTGTCCTCCCACTACCTCTCCCTTCCCGAACGCATCAACTCGCGTCCTTTACCGCCGATAGAAATAGTAGATATGCGGCGAGAGTTGCAAGAGGGAAATCGCTCAATATTTAGTAGATCCCTACAAACAGCATTGCAACAGCTGCTTGAAAGACAACAACAGGGAATTTTATTTATCCATCGCCGGGGACACAGTACTTTTGTCTCTTGCCGTAATTGTGGCTATGTGCTGGAATGTCCCCATTGTGACGTATCGCTAGCCTATCACCACACTGAAGACGGAGCGCCGCAACTTTTACGCTGCCATTATTGTAATTATGGGCGATCGCATCCAAAATTCTGCCCTGACTGCGCCTCCCCTTACCTCAAGTTCTTCGGTAGCGGTACTCAACGAGTAGCGCAAGAATTAAAGCGCGAATTTCCCCAACTTAATTGCATCCGTTTTGATAGCGATACCACCCGCAACAAAGGCGCACACCGTACCCTCCTCACCCAGTTTGCTAATGGGGAAGCACATCTATTAATAGGTACGCAAATGCTCACCAAAGGTTTGGATTTACCTCAGGTGACACTTGTGGGTGTTGTGGCTGCTGACGGCTTGCTGCATCTTTCCGACTATCGCGCCAGCGAACGGGCATTTCAAACTTTAACCCAAGTAGCAGGACGGGCGGGGAGAGGCGACGATCCGGGTAGGGTAATTATCCAAACTTATAACCCAGAGCATGAGGTAATTGAAGCAGTCAAACGCCACGATTATCAAGCTTTCTCTACTTCCGAACTAGAACAAAGAGAAGCACTCAATTATCCTCCCTATGGCAGGTTGATTTTGTTGCGATTGAGTAGTTTAGATCCGATTCAAGTGCAAAATACTGCGCAAATCATAGCTACAAAATTAAATACAGAAGAAGGATTTGAGATTTTAGGGCCAGCACCAGCTAGCATTTTACGAGTAGCTAATCGTTATCGCTGGCAGATATTAATTAAATTTGCGCCTGATGATTTACCACAATTACCAGATTGGGAAGAAGTGCGATCGCTCTGCCCTGCATCTGTAAGCTTAACCATTGATATAGACCCATTAAACATTATGTAA
- a CDS encoding RpoD subfamily RNA polymerase sigma 70 subunit — protein MNIAELGTLEILESAAENEEQSFDSLEAVADDDSLIPENLESEERDGDEMAAARPSGYNKTEHDDAVGAFFKEMARYPLLKPDEEVELARRVRFLDEFRNIQDSLHSSLGQQPTKAQIAAELDMTEKQLESRLYQGRVAKRKMIRSNLRLVVSIAKRYLNRGVPFLDLIQEGAMGLNRATEKFDPDKGYKFSTYAYWWIRQAITRAIANDARTIRLPIHIVEKLNKLKKAQRELKQKFSRNPSEAEMAEALEMTVQQLRQLQQLRRQALSLNHRVGKEEDTELMDLLEDEDNLSPEAKMNEHMMRQEIWEVLGDVLTPREKDVISLRYGLTTSEPCTLEEVGNMFNLSRERVRQIQSKAMRKLRRPHIAKRLKGWLI, from the coding sequence ATGAATATTGCTGAATTGGGAACACTGGAAATACTAGAGAGTGCTGCTGAAAATGAAGAACAATCATTTGATAGTTTAGAAGCAGTGGCAGATGACGATTCTTTGATTCCAGAAAATCTGGAGTCGGAGGAACGTGATGGCGATGAGATGGCAGCAGCCCGTCCTTCGGGATACAATAAAACCGAGCATGATGATGCTGTAGGCGCGTTTTTTAAAGAAATGGCGCGTTATCCGTTGCTAAAACCCGACGAAGAGGTGGAATTAGCACGGCGAGTCAGGTTTTTAGACGAATTCAGGAACATACAAGATTCCTTACACTCAAGCTTAGGACAGCAACCGACTAAAGCCCAAATAGCTGCTGAGTTAGATATGACGGAAAAGCAGCTAGAAAGTCGATTGTATCAAGGTCGAGTAGCGAAACGCAAAATGATTCGCTCGAACTTGCGCTTAGTAGTCTCAATTGCTAAACGATATCTTAATCGCGGAGTGCCTTTTCTAGATTTAATTCAAGAAGGCGCAATGGGTTTAAATCGCGCTACAGAAAAATTCGATCCCGATAAAGGATATAAATTTTCGACATACGCCTATTGGTGGATTAGACAAGCGATTACAAGAGCGATCGCTAATGATGCGCGTACAATCCGCTTACCGATCCATATTGTTGAAAAACTTAACAAACTTAAAAAAGCCCAGCGCGAACTCAAACAAAAATTTTCTCGCAATCCTTCCGAAGCTGAAATGGCAGAAGCTTTGGAAATGACTGTACAACAACTACGCCAATTGCAGCAACTTAGGCGTCAAGCGCTGTCTCTCAACCACCGTGTTGGTAAAGAAGAAGACACGGAACTGATGGATTTACTAGAGGATGAAGATAACCTATCTCCAGAAGCAAAAATGAACGAACACATGATGCGTCAGGAGATTTGGGAAGTGTTGGGTGATGTCTTAACTCCAAGAGAAAAAGATGTAATTTCTCTACGTTATGGATTGACAACCAGCGAACCATGTACTTTGGAAGAAGTCGGTAATATGTTCAATCTATCTCGCGAACGAGTGCGACAAATTCAAAGTAAAGCTATGCGAAAATTGCGGCGTCCCCATATTGCAAAACGGTTAAAAGGATGGTTAATTTAA
- a CDS encoding GCN5-related N-acetyltransferase, with translation MTSPSNLILRFAEPADCSILFDLIQQLAEYEKLSHAVTGNIMALKEHLFGSPKYVEAILAEYAGQPVGFALFFHNYSTFLTKPGIYLEDLFVLPEYRRQGIGKAVLSKLAQIAVERNCGRLEWSVLDWNEPAQEFYRSMGASILDDWRICRVTEESLTKLATL, from the coding sequence ATGACTTCGCCTAGCAATTTAATTTTGCGTTTTGCCGAACCTGCTGATTGTAGTATTTTATTTGACCTAATTCAGCAACTAGCAGAGTATGAGAAACTATCTCATGCGGTGACAGGCAATATTATGGCTTTGAAAGAGCATCTATTTGGCTCACCCAAATATGTTGAGGCAATATTAGCAGAGTATGCAGGACAACCTGTAGGTTTTGCCCTATTTTTTCATAATTATTCAACATTTTTGACTAAGCCAGGTATTTATCTAGAAGATTTATTTGTACTACCTGAATATCGCCGTCAAGGTATTGGTAAAGCTGTTTTATCTAAATTAGCCCAAATAGCTGTAGAACGAAATTGTGGGAGGTTAGAGTGGAGTGTTTTAGATTGGAATGAGCCAGCCCAAGAATTTTACCGCAGTATGGGAGCATCTATTTTAGATGATTGGCGAATTTGTCGCGTGACAGAAGAATCACTAACAAAATTAGCTACTTTGTGA